Below is a genomic region from Sorghum bicolor cultivar BTx623 chromosome 9, Sorghum_bicolor_NCBIv3, whole genome shotgun sequence.
AAGCATGGCACACTTAGCTAACAAAATGATTGATCATAAACACTAGGCTTCTAAAATACAGTTCATCGCAGACAAACCATAGCACACAACAAAGAAGGGCACGTCACTATTTGGTACATCACCATTACTAGCGATACAGAAGAAGAGTAATCGACCTTGGAAAATTGCTCTCAAATGGTGTAGTCCGACCATTGACGTATGAAGGACGTATGATCCATGGACTCCCCCGGCATGTCCTCATCATTCTCGCCCTCGGCCTTCTTCCCACCAATCAGCCTGGCAGGGTTCCCAACCGCCGTGCTCCTCGCCGGCACATCAATCAGCACCACGGATCCGGCCCCAATCTTAGCCCCGGCACCAATTTTCACGTTCCCAAGGATCGTGGCCCCTGCTCCAATCAGCACGCCATCCCCAATCTTGGGGTGCCGGTCGCCCACCGCCTTCCCAGTCCCACCCAAGGTGACGTGGTGGAGGATGGAGACGTTGTCGCCGACGACGGCCGTCTCACCGATGACGACGCCGGTGGCGTGGTCGAGGAGGATTCCCTtcccgacgacggcggcggggtGGATGTCGACAGCGAAGACGTCAGCGACGCGGGACTGGAGCGCGAGCGCAAGGGGCCGGCGGTGCTGCGCCCAGAGCACGTGCGCGACGCGGTGGGCCTGGATGGCGAGGAAG
It encodes:
- the LOC8085903 gene encoding probable serine acetyltransferase 5: MPAGQPHAHEAAAGGGGASNHSNHHLPVHSPPPLPAEVVPAYPPPESEDDETWVWTQIKAEARRDADAEPALASFLYATVLSHPSLPRSLSFHLANKLCSSTLLSTLLYDLFLATLTAHPSLRAAVVADLLAARSRDPACVGFSHCLLNYKGFLAIQAHRVAHVLWAQHRRPLALALQSRVADVFAVDIHPAAVVGKGILLDHATGVVIGETAVVGDNVSILHHVTLGGTGKAVGDRHPKIGDGVLIGAGATILGNVKIGAGAKIGAGSVVLIDVPARSTAVGNPARLIGGKKAEGENDEDMPGESMDHTSFIRQWSDYTI